A window of the Ardenticatenales bacterium genome harbors these coding sequences:
- a CDS encoding SDR family oxidoreductase, whose protein sequence is MRVLITGGAGFLGSHLCERFLAEGHTVVAMDNLITGSTDNIAHLISHERFSFIKHNVSNYIYLDGPVDAVLHFASPASPNDYLEHPIHTLKVGSLGTLNTIGLAKAKGARYLLASTSEVYGDPQVNPQPETYWGHVNPIGPRGVYDEAKRFAEAMTMAYQRYHGVETRIVRIFNTYGPRMRLNDGRVVPNFIKQALLGEPLTVYMGGKQTRSFQYCSDLVEGIYRLLLSDERLPVNIGNPNEMTILDFAHEVVRIAGSKSEIHFVEPTDERITDDPKVRRPDISKARAVLGWEPKVGLEEGLRKTLDYFRGRV, encoded by the coding sequence ATGCGTGTACTGATCACGGGGGGCGCGGGTTTTCTTGGTTCCCATTTATGCGAAAGATTCCTGGCGGAAGGCCACACGGTCGTTGCCATGGACAATCTGATCACGGGTAGCACCGATAACATCGCCCATTTGATCTCCCACGAACGTTTCAGCTTTATCAAGCACAACGTCAGCAACTACATCTACCTTGATGGTCCGGTGGATGCGGTGTTGCACTTTGCCTCGCCGGCCAGCCCCAATGACTACCTGGAGCATCCCATCCACACCCTAAAGGTTGGCTCGTTGGGCACGCTGAACACGATTGGTCTGGCCAAGGCGAAGGGTGCGCGCTACCTGCTGGCTTCCACCAGCGAAGTGTATGGCGACCCGCAGGTCAATCCCCAGCCCGAAACCTACTGGGGACACGTCAATCCCATTGGTCCGCGTGGCGTCTATGACGAGGCCAAACGATTTGCCGAGGCGATGACGATGGCTTACCAGCGGTATCACGGCGTGGAGACGCGCATAGTGCGCATCTTCAACACGTATGGGCCACGGATGCGTTTGAATGATGGGCGGGTTGTGCCCAATTTCATCAAGCAGGCGCTGTTGGGCGAGCCGCTGACGGTGTACATGGGTGGCAAGCAGACGCGCTCCTTCCAGTATTGTAGCGATCTGGTAGAGGGCATCTATCGGCTGCTGCTGTCGGATGAGCGTTTGCCCGTGAACATTGGCAATCCGAACGAGATGACGATTTTGGACTTTGCGCATGAGGTGGTGCGAATTGCCGGCAGCAAATCCGAGATTCATTTCGTGGAACCAACCGACGAGCGCATCACCGACGACCCCAAAGTGCGTCGCCCGGACATCAGCAAAGCGCGTGCCGTGTTGGGCTGGGAACCGAAAGTTGGCCTGGAAGAAGGGCTGCGCAAGACCCTGGATTACTTCCGCGGCCGCGTCTAA
- a CDS encoding polyprenyl synthetase family protein, giving the protein MQPTTDTFTTLSKTMIAAVETEMRSVLEAGDAPPDLFQGMMHYHMGWVDADLRPVRVHSGKRIRPLLCLLCCHAAGGDWEQAVPAAAAIEILHNFTLIHDDIQDDSPTRRGRPTLWTLWGVPQAINSGDAMFAAAHLALARLLDNNVPAAAVVRALRRLDETCMDLTRGQYADMRFETRANVSVDEYLEMIRGKTAVLIALSAELGALVAGKDAQTIAHFAAFALNLGLAFQVRDDILGIWGEEAVIGKSAATDIVTRKKSLPVLYGLERSEALRQLYAADPAPADFVPRAIALLDEAEARPYAETQERAYTDLALGYLGEVAGIHHTSQPLIHLTHQLLGRIS; this is encoded by the coding sequence ATGCAGCCAACGACAGACACGTTTACCACTCTTTCCAAAACAATGATCGCCGCCGTGGAAACCGAAATGCGCAGCGTGTTGGAAGCCGGCGACGCCCCACCCGACCTGTTTCAAGGTATGATGCACTATCACATGGGGTGGGTAGACGCCGACCTGCGCCCCGTGCGCGTCCACAGCGGCAAACGCATCCGCCCCCTCCTTTGCCTCCTCTGCTGCCACGCCGCCGGCGGCGACTGGGAGCAGGCCGTCCCCGCCGCCGCCGCCATCGAAATCCTGCACAATTTCACCCTGATTCACGACGATATTCAGGACGACAGTCCCACGCGGCGCGGGCGTCCTACCCTCTGGACGTTGTGGGGCGTGCCGCAGGCCATCAACAGCGGCGACGCCATGTTTGCCGCCGCGCACCTGGCTCTGGCGCGCCTGTTGGACAACAACGTGCCCGCCGCCGCCGTCGTGCGCGCCCTGCGCCGCCTGGATGAAACGTGCATGGACCTCACGCGCGGCCAGTACGCGGACATGCGCTTTGAGACACGCGCCAACGTCAGCGTGGACGAATACCTGGAGATGATTCGCGGCAAAACGGCGGTCCTGATCGCCCTCAGCGCCGAATTGGGGGCGCTGGTCGCCGGCAAAGACGCCCAGACGATAGCCCATTTCGCCGCCTTCGCGCTCAACCTGGGGCTGGCGTTCCAGGTGCGCGACGATATTCTGGGCATCTGGGGCGAAGAAGCCGTGATCGGCAAGTCGGCGGCGACGGACATCGTCACGCGCAAGAAGAGCCTGCCCGTTCTCTATGGCCTGGAGCGCAGCGAGGCGCTGCGCCAGCTTTACGCCGCCGACCCCGCGCCGGCGGATTTTGTGCCGCGGGCGATTGCGCTGCTGGATGAGGCCGAAGCGCGACCATACGCGGAAACCCAGGAGCGGGCGTATACGGATTTGGCGCTGGGTTATTTGGGGGAAGTTGCCGGCATTCACCACACCAGCCAACCCCTCATCCACCTCACCCACCAACTCCTCGGCCGCATCAGCTAG
- a CDS encoding type 2 isopentenyl-diphosphate Delta-isomerase, producing MIHEDGPGASQVEQRKADHIRINVEEDVAFKALSTGLEKVTFLHQALPEYNLAEIDTSSVLWGKRLSTPVFISSMTGGTEEAYQINRALAMAAQQVGMAMGLGSMRAAIENDNLAYTFQVRDVAPDILLFANVGAVQLNYGYGPAQMQRAVEMAQADALILHFNALQEAVQPEGDGDFRGLLGKVEALCRHFPVPVIAKEVGWGFDAATARRLADAGIAAIDVAGAGGTSWSQVEMYRAPTSRHARIAGNFIDWGIPTADAVRFCRQGAPNLPIFASGGLKTGIDIAKCIALGANLGGIAGDFLRAAVSGGADAVVELADTITQELRIAMFCAGAADLHQLGQTPLHPTFS from the coding sequence ATGATCCATGAGGATGGCCCTGGCGCCAGCCAGGTTGAGCAGCGCAAAGCAGACCACATCCGCATCAACGTCGAGGAAGATGTCGCCTTCAAAGCCCTGAGTACAGGACTGGAGAAGGTGACGTTTTTGCATCAGGCGCTGCCTGAATACAACCTGGCGGAGATTGACACGTCGAGCGTTCTTTGGGGGAAGCGGCTGTCCACGCCTGTCTTTATTTCTTCCATGACGGGGGGAACCGAGGAAGCGTACCAGATCAACCGCGCCCTGGCGATGGCGGCGCAGCAGGTGGGCATGGCCATGGGGCTAGGCTCCATGCGCGCGGCGATTGAAAACGACAATCTGGCGTACACGTTCCAGGTGCGGGACGTGGCCCCGGATATTCTGTTGTTCGCTAACGTGGGCGCGGTGCAGCTTAATTATGGGTATGGACCGGCGCAGATGCAACGGGCGGTGGAGATGGCCCAGGCGGATGCGCTGATTTTGCATTTCAATGCGCTGCAGGAGGCGGTGCAGCCGGAAGGGGATGGGGATTTTCGGGGTTTGTTGGGTAAGGTGGAGGCGTTGTGCCGGCATTTTCCCGTACCCGTCATCGCCAAAGAAGTGGGGTGGGGCTTCGATGCCGCCACCGCCCGCCGCCTGGCCGATGCCGGCATCGCCGCCATCGACGTCGCCGGCGCGGGTGGCACAAGCTGGAGCCAGGTAGAAATGTACCGCGCCCCCACAAGTCGCCATGCGCGCATTGCCGGCAACTTCATTGATTGGGGCATTCCCACCGCCGACGCCGTACGTTTTTGCCGGCAAGGCGCGCCCAACCTCCCCATCTTCGCCAGCGGCGGCCTGAAAACGGGCATCGACATCGCCAAGTGCATCGCCCTCGGCGCCAACCTGGGCGGCATCGCCGGCGACTTCCTCCGCGCCGCCGTCTCCGGTGGGGCGGACGCCGTCGTCGAACTGGCCGACACCATCACGCAAGAACTACGCATCGCCATGTTTTGCGCCGGGGCCGCCGACCTCCACCAACTCGGCCAGACACCCCTCCACCCCACCTTCTCCTGA
- the pepT gene encoding peptidase T, translating into MTWQNYLLELEDRFLRYVQIDTQSDEANQTTPSTASQLDLLRLLADELRQMGASDVRLTDYACVLATIPGNQPHAPAVAFLAHVDTATDFSGSGVKPIVHRNYQGGPITLPDDPAQVLTPENSRFLSGQIGEDLVTASGTTLLGADDKAGVAIIMTLAANLLAHPEIPHGDVRVCFTPDEEVGRGTEGLRLEDLAADVAYTLDGGEAGEITYETFSADKAVVTITGVSIHPGDAKGKMVNALTLAAQLLLALPQDTLTPATTSEKEGFIHPYKLSGSTAQAEIHFILRDFEREGLAAHGARLREVCDRLRVAEPRAGIDCQITPQYRNMRYWLEDNMKPVELAVAAIEQAGISPIIRPIRGGTDGSRLTERGLPTPNLFTGMHNIHGPLEYVSLQDMARATQVCLNLVQLWAGSPGPEP; encoded by the coding sequence ATGACCTGGCAAAATTACCTACTCGAACTCGAAGACCGTTTCCTCCGCTACGTCCAGATAGACACCCAAAGCGACGAGGCCAACCAGACCACCCCCAGCACCGCCAGCCAGCTTGACCTGCTGCGCCTGCTGGCGGACGAACTGCGCCAGATGGGGGCCAGCGACGTGCGCCTCACCGATTACGCCTGCGTCCTCGCCACCATCCCCGGCAACCAACCCCACGCCCCCGCCGTCGCCTTCCTCGCCCATGTGGACACCGCCACCGACTTCAGCGGCAGCGGCGTCAAGCCCATTGTCCACCGCAACTACCAGGGCGGTCCCATCACCCTCCCCGACGACCCCGCCCAGGTACTCACGCCGGAAAACAGCCGCTTCCTCTCCGGGCAAATCGGGGAGGACCTGGTGACGGCTAGCGGCACAACCCTGCTCGGCGCGGATGACAAGGCGGGCGTGGCCATCATCATGACCCTGGCCGCGAATCTTCTGGCGCACCCGGAAATCCCCCATGGCGACGTGCGCGTCTGCTTCACGCCGGACGAAGAAGTGGGGCGGGGCACGGAAGGGCTGCGCCTGGAGGACCTGGCCGCCGACGTGGCCTACACGCTGGACGGCGGCGAAGCGGGCGAGATCACCTACGAAACCTTCTCCGCCGATAAAGCGGTCGTCACCATCACAGGCGTTTCCATCCATCCCGGCGACGCCAAAGGGAAGATGGTCAACGCCCTCACGCTGGCCGCTCAACTCTTGCTGGCGCTGCCCCAGGACACGCTCACGCCGGCCACCACCAGTGAGAAGGAAGGCTTTATCCATCCGTATAAGTTAAGCGGTAGCACGGCGCAGGCGGAAATTCACTTTATTTTGCGCGATTTCGAGCGGGAAGGGTTGGCGGCGCATGGCGCGCGGCTGCGGGAAGTGTGTGATCGGCTGCGGGTTGCGGAACCACGTGCCGGCATTGACTGCCAGATCACCCCACAGTACCGCAACATGCGCTACTGGCTGGAAGATAATATGAAACCCGTGGAACTGGCGGTGGCGGCTATTGAGCAGGCGGGCATCTCCCCTATCATCCGCCCCATTCGCGGCGGCACCGACGGCTCCCGCCTCACCGAACGCGGCCTGCCCACCCCCAACCTCTTCACCGGCATGCACAACATCCACGGCCCCCTCGAATACGTCAGCCTGCAAGACATGGCCCGCGCCACCCAGGTCTGCCTCAACCTCGTCCAACTCTGGGCTGGAAGTCCTGGACCTGAACCTTAA
- a CDS encoding glycosyltransferase family 4 protein: protein MSKLANSQTRKLADSPRIGIDVTAAVTQGGGIGRYTRELVWALAEADKTTAYHLFHAKMPASPPVPNPLPTAANMRRHPAPLSDRWLYRLWHRLRVPLPVNWFTGPIDLYHSPDFVLPPVRGGVPTLLTVHDLSFIHYPQTFTPALVAYLNRVVPASVARATHILADSQATRADLIDLWQVPETKITVLYSGVSEKFRPVTEKRRLAAVRDRYGLGESPYLLSVGTLQPRKNYQMLVRAFKGVAAQWPHNLYIAGGKGWLYEEMMAEVAAQGLRERVKFLGFVDDADLPTLYSAATLFLFPSLYEGFGLPLLEAMACGVPVVSAATSSLVEVAGQAAWLLPPRDERAWQDTMHRLLLDTPRRTKMVAEGFRQAHRFTWRETARQLLTIYRRLLKRYEV from the coding sequence GTGAGTAAACTCGCAAACTCGCAAACTCGCAAACTCGCAGACTCTCCGCGAATCGGGATTGACGTGACGGCGGCGGTGACGCAGGGGGGAGGGATTGGGCGGTATACGCGGGAGTTGGTGTGGGCGCTGGCGGAGGCGGATAAGACGACGGCGTATCATTTGTTTCATGCGAAAATGCCGGCATCTCCCCCCGTCCCCAATCCGCTTCCCACCGCCGCCAACATGCGCCGCCACCCGGCTCCCCTCAGCGACCGCTGGCTCTACCGCCTCTGGCATCGCCTGCGCGTCCCCCTCCCCGTCAACTGGTTCACCGGTCCCATTGATCTCTACCACTCCCCCGATTTCGTCCTGCCCCCCGTGCGCGGCGGCGTGCCCACCCTCCTCACTGTCCATGACCTCTCCTTCATCCACTACCCGCAAACCTTCACGCCTGCGTTGGTTGCTTATTTGAACCGGGTTGTGCCGGCATCCGTTGCCCGCGCCACCCACATCCTCGCCGACTCCCAGGCCACCCGTGCCGACCTCATTGACCTGTGGCAGGTTCCCGAAACCAAAATCACCGTCCTCTACAGCGGCGTCAGCGAGAAATTCCGCCCGGTCACGGAAAAGCGGCGACTGGCCGCCGTGCGTGACCGCTACGGGTTGGGCGAATCCCCCTACCTGTTGAGCGTAGGCACGCTGCAGCCGCGCAAAAACTACCAGATGCTCGTGCGCGCCTTCAAAGGCGTGGCCGCGCAGTGGCCGCACAACCTGTACATCGCCGGCGGCAAGGGGTGGCTCTACGAGGAAATGATGGCCGAAGTCGCCGCGCAGGGCTTGCGGGAGCGCGTCAAATTCCTCGGCTTCGTCGATGACGCGGACCTCCCCACCCTCTACAGCGCCGCCACACTTTTTCTCTTCCCCAGCCTCTACGAGGGGTTCGGGCTGCCCCTGCTGGAAGCGATGGCCTGCGGCGTGCCCGTGGTCAGCGCCGCGACGTCCAGCCTGGTGGAAGTGGCCGGGCAGGCCGCCTGGCTGCTGCCGCCGCGTGACGAGCGCGCCTGGCAGGACACCATGCACCGCCTGCTGCTGGACACGCCCCGCCGCACCAAAATGGTGGCCGAAGGCTTCCGCCAGGCGCACCGCTTCACCTGGCGCGAAACCGCGCGGCAACTGCTGACCATCTACCGGCGACTGTTGAAGAGGTATGAGGTATGA
- a CDS encoding four helix bundle protein gives MRERPRSFDAWRETVHPSLLHDPLWQFHVYPKALFLYDLAWGDCEYLLKDVRGATIAKQLIRSVGSISANIEEGYGRGFGKDYAFRLRIAVAEARESRGWYWRGHLLLPAQVLTHRLDLLNEIISMLVPNVVSQRKHGE, from the coding sequence ATGAGGGAAAGGCCACGCAGTTTTGATGCCTGGCGTGAGACGGTACATCCTTCGCTGTTGCATGATCCTTTGTGGCAGTTTCATGTTTATCCGAAAGCGCTTTTCTTGTACGATCTTGCCTGGGGAGATTGCGAATATCTACTGAAGGATGTGAGGGGAGCGACCATTGCGAAGCAGTTGATCCGCAGTGTCGGGTCCATCAGTGCCAATATCGAAGAGGGATATGGTCGTGGCTTTGGCAAGGATTATGCATTTCGTTTGCGCATAGCGGTGGCGGAAGCTCGTGAATCTCGCGGGTGGTATTGGCGAGGGCATCTGCTTTTGCCCGCCCAGGTGTTGACGCATCGACTTGATTTGCTGAATGAAATCATCTCTATGCTCGTTCCCAATGTTGTAAGTCAACGTAAACATGGTGAGTGA
- a CDS encoding O-antigen ligase family protein, with the protein MLDVRVNARRQRIGLLAWPPYHVGWGAALAALGLGLAVALLPLWAAVVLVVAAVALLLTLIDPLVGLGLALLAGPFGAFENRVWGNQLLDSGQLLFFVVVAVWLSKGVLRRAIKLPLSWPHLPLALFAGVATISLLDAPSLVLGFRELIKWVEIGLLMVMVVDLPEVSPLLRRMPASWTPRLFVGILLLAGMSQALGGIWQAVIRGSGPDFFHVSGRFYRPYGTFDQPNPFGGFVGMNACLAWGTLVGLVVAHWRARSWGTWTDRGWLLFLGVAAGTTTAALVLSWSRGAWLGFVAGIATLLFFWPRRRVWGAAVLVGGLALFVLALAAGWIPASITARLTGFTAEFSLGDVRGVDITQADYAVLERLAHWQSALEMARDHLWLGVGFGNYEAAYADYAFLNWPAALGHAHNYYLNLLAETGVVGIIAYFVFWLVVVGQGVWLLRRLPSAERGMALGLLAVCAALAVHHLVDKLYVNNIYVHLGVMLGLQQLLARNGLARSEL; encoded by the coding sequence ATGTTAGATGTGCGCGTGAACGCCAGGCGGCAGCGTATCGGGCTGCTTGCCTGGCCTCCCTATCATGTGGGGTGGGGGGCCGCGCTGGCGGCGTTGGGCCTGGGGTTGGCGGTGGCGCTGCTGCCGTTGTGGGCCGCCGTCGTGCTGGTGGTTGCCGCGGTGGCTCTGCTGCTGACGTTGATCGATCCGCTGGTCGGATTGGGGCTGGCGCTGCTGGCGGGGCCTTTTGGCGCGTTTGAGAATCGGGTGTGGGGCAACCAACTCCTGGACAGCGGCCAACTGCTTTTTTTTGTGGTGGTGGCTGTGTGGCTGAGCAAAGGGGTGTTGCGGCGGGCGATCAAGCTGCCGCTGTCGTGGCCCCATTTGCCGCTGGCCCTGTTCGCCGGCGTGGCGACTATCTCGCTGTTGGATGCGCCGTCGTTGGTTTTGGGGTTTCGGGAGTTGATTAAGTGGGTGGAGATAGGCTTGTTGATGGTTATGGTGGTGGATTTGCCGGAGGTGTCGCCGTTGTTGCGGCGAATGCCGGCATCCTGGACCCCGCGACTATTTGTCGGTATCCTGCTGCTGGCGGGGATGAGCCAGGCCCTGGGCGGCATCTGGCAGGCCGTCATTCGCGGCAGCGGTCCCGACTTCTTCCACGTCTCCGGGCGTTTCTACCGCCCCTATGGGACGTTTGACCAGCCGAACCCGTTTGGCGGCTTCGTGGGCATGAATGCCTGCCTGGCCTGGGGGACGCTGGTCGGCCTCGTCGTGGCGCATTGGCGCGCCCGTTCCTGGGGGACATGGACAGACCGGGGGTGGCTGCTGTTTCTGGGCGTGGCGGCGGGGACGACGACGGCGGCGCTGGTGCTTTCCTGGAGTCGGGGGGCGTGGTTGGGCTTTGTTGCCGGCATCGCAACCCTGCTTTTTTTCTGGCCACGGCGGCGGGTGTGGGGCGCGGCGGTGCTGGTTGGGGGGCTGGCGCTATTTGTGCTGGCGCTGGCCGCCGGATGGATTCCGGCGTCAATTACGGCGCGCCTCACCGGGTTTACGGCGGAGTTTAGTCTGGGCGACGTGCGCGGCGTGGATATTACGCAGGCGGACTATGCTGTGTTAGAGCGGCTGGCTCATTGGCAGTCGGCGCTGGAGATGGCCCGCGACCATCTGTGGCTGGGGGTGGGCTTTGGCAATTATGAAGCGGCTTACGCGGATTATGCCTTCCTCAACTGGCCCGCGGCGCTGGGACACGCGCACAATTACTATCTAAACCTGCTGGCGGAAACAGGCGTGGTCGGTATAATCGCCTACTTTGTGTTCTGGCTGGTGGTGGTCGGGCAGGGCGTTTGGCTGCTGCGACGATTACCATCGGCGGAGCGGGGCATGGCGCTGGGGTTGCTGGCGGTGTGCGCGGCTCTGGCGGTGCATCATCTGGTTGACAAGCTGTACGTGAATAACATTTATGTTCATTTGGGCGTGATGTTGGGGTTGCAGCAGCTTTTGGCGCGAAATGGTCTGGCGCGGAGTGAGTTATGA
- a CDS encoding GtrA family protein, which translates to MSAFFHAIVGRTGLNPVEAKRFVKFTVVGAVGAVVDFGSFNLLVSVFQHTGWVTGRIMPAFAGTLSFILAIISNFIWNRYWTYPDSRSKPLVRQFLQFFFVNALALLIRVPILTYTSQPFAHLTAWLVPSFSEAVTLRLGKNLALALAVGLAMFWNFFVNRYWTYSDVDKGRGEWRGVSGEGRVSE; encoded by the coding sequence ATGAGTGCGTTTTTTCATGCGATTGTGGGCAGAACGGGGCTGAATCCGGTTGAGGCGAAGCGGTTTGTGAAGTTCACGGTGGTGGGGGCGGTGGGGGCCGTGGTGGATTTCGGCTCGTTTAATCTGTTGGTGAGTGTTTTTCAGCATACGGGGTGGGTGACGGGACGGATTATGCCGGCATTTGCCGGCACTCTCTCCTTCATCCTGGCCATCATCAGCAACTTCATCTGGAACCGCTACTGGACCTACCCTGACTCGCGCAGCAAGCCTCTTGTACGCCAGTTCCTGCAATTCTTCTTCGTCAACGCCCTCGCCCTTCTCATCCGCGTGCCCATCCTCACCTACACCTCCCAGCCCTTTGCCCACCTGACCGCCTGGCTCGTTCCATCGTTCAGCGAAGCCGTCACCCTGCGCCTGGGCAAAAACCTGGCCCTGGCGTTGGCCGTCGGCCTGGCCATGTTCTGGAACTTTTTCGTCAATCGCTACTGGACGTACAGCGACGTGGACAAGGGGAGGGGTGAGTGGCGAGGGGTGAGTGGCGAGGGGCGAGTGAGCGAGTGA